One genomic segment of Mycolicibacterium gilvum includes these proteins:
- a CDS encoding FAD-dependent oxidoreductase produces MTQGRRVVIAGLGDVGVLTAIKLARHADVVGISAKPGLVSGQELGWRLARPGDWARHNWIPFSRFRGLDRVRTVHGTLTAVDLDARTVAVSCADGESTVVPYDVLVIATGVSNGFWRHPGLQTSEQVDADLRNPHERLSAAQSVAIVGGGAAAVSSAAQIATTWPDKRVELYFPGDRALAGHHPRTWKTVRRRLTEAGVVLRPGHRAQLVPGFTGAELTTDPVQWTTGQDPATADVVLWAIGRVRPNTGWLPGELLDADGFVRVTPQLQVPGRPEVFAVGDVAATDPLRSSARNRADGLLAGNIRAFFDGKPLRAYRPPTRRWGSVLGIQPDGLEVFAPNGRAFRFPAWAFDRVLMPVIVRWGIYRGVRAGGSRR; encoded by the coding sequence ATGACGCAGGGTCGCCGCGTCGTCATCGCCGGTCTCGGTGACGTCGGCGTGCTCACCGCGATCAAGCTCGCCCGGCACGCCGATGTCGTCGGGATCTCCGCCAAACCGGGACTCGTCAGTGGTCAGGAGCTCGGTTGGCGTCTCGCGCGGCCGGGAGACTGGGCCCGGCACAACTGGATCCCGTTCTCGCGCTTCCGCGGACTCGACAGGGTCCGCACGGTGCACGGCACGCTGACCGCGGTGGATCTCGACGCCCGGACGGTGGCGGTGTCGTGTGCCGACGGCGAGTCGACGGTGGTGCCCTACGACGTGCTCGTCATCGCCACCGGTGTCAGCAACGGGTTCTGGCGCCACCCCGGACTGCAGACCTCGGAGCAGGTCGATGCCGATCTGCGCAATCCGCATGAAAGGCTCTCTGCCGCACAGTCGGTTGCGATCGTGGGCGGCGGAGCCGCCGCCGTCAGCAGTGCCGCACAGATCGCGACCACGTGGCCGGACAAGCGGGTCGAGCTGTACTTCCCCGGTGATCGCGCCCTCGCCGGACACCACCCCCGCACGTGGAAGACGGTGCGGCGCAGGCTGACCGAGGCCGGGGTGGTGCTGCGGCCGGGGCACCGCGCGCAACTGGTCCCGGGATTCACCGGCGCCGAGCTGACCACCGACCCGGTGCAGTGGACCACCGGGCAGGACCCCGCCACCGCCGACGTCGTGCTGTGGGCGATCGGGCGGGTCCGGCCCAACACCGGGTGGCTGCCCGGCGAACTGCTCGACGCCGACGGTTTCGTCCGGGTCACCCCGCAGCTGCAGGTGCCGGGCCGGCCGGAGGTCTTCGCCGTCGGCGACGTCGCGGCCACCGATCCGCTGCGCAGCTCGGCCCGCAACCGTGCCGACGGCCTGCTCGCCGGCAACATCCGCGCGTTCTTCGACGGGAAACCGCTGCGGGCGTATCGTCCGCCGACCCGGCGTTGGGGATCGGTGTTGGGCATCCAGCCCGACGGGCTGGAGGTCTTCGCGCCCAACGGGAGGGCCTTCCGGTTCCCGGCGTGGGCCTTCGACCGCGTGCTGATGCCGGTGATCGTGCGGTGGGGGATCTACCGCGGGGTCAGAGCCGGGGGATCTCGGCGTTGA
- a CDS encoding zinc-binding dehydrogenase: MKAVSCLGGALEVVDLPSPRPEAGQLVLDVLRCGICGSDIHAKDHADELTEVFAEGGYHDFVRSDTPVVMGHEFCGVVAERGRGVGSEFREGTTVVSFPLVKADGGVHLTGLSPKAPGGYAEQVLAEAALTFAVPNGLDPATAALTEPMAVAHHAVRRSEITNKDVAIVLGCGPVGLAVICHLKTRGVRTIVASDFSPGRRGLATQCGADVVVDPAEESPYDAVPAKQRGLTELPALYELGVGSMEKLRRIPGWSHVYRVADRLGGTAPKRPVIFECVGVPGMIDGVITAAPLASRIIVVGVCMGDDKIRPAMAIGKEVDLRFVFGYTPLEFRDTLHMLADGKLDASALVTGTVGLDGVAGAFEALGNPERHAKILIDPSA, encoded by the coding sequence ATGAAAGCAGTCAGCTGTTTGGGTGGCGCCCTGGAGGTCGTCGACCTGCCCTCACCGCGGCCCGAGGCGGGCCAGCTGGTGCTCGACGTGCTGCGATGCGGCATCTGCGGGTCCGACATCCACGCCAAGGATCACGCCGACGAGCTGACCGAGGTGTTCGCCGAGGGCGGCTACCACGACTTCGTCCGCAGTGACACACCGGTGGTGATGGGCCACGAGTTCTGCGGTGTGGTCGCCGAGCGTGGCCGCGGGGTCGGCTCGGAGTTCAGGGAAGGCACCACCGTGGTGTCGTTCCCGCTGGTGAAGGCCGACGGCGGGGTGCATCTGACCGGCCTGTCGCCGAAGGCGCCCGGCGGGTATGCCGAGCAGGTGCTCGCCGAGGCGGCGCTGACGTTCGCGGTGCCCAACGGGCTGGATCCGGCCACCGCGGCGCTGACCGAGCCGATGGCGGTGGCCCACCACGCGGTCCGGCGCAGCGAGATCACGAACAAGGACGTCGCGATCGTGCTCGGCTGCGGACCCGTCGGTCTGGCCGTCATCTGCCATCTCAAGACCCGCGGTGTGCGCACGATCGTCGCCAGCGACTTCTCCCCCGGCCGGCGCGGGCTGGCCACCCAGTGCGGCGCCGACGTCGTCGTCGACCCGGCCGAGGAGTCGCCGTACGACGCGGTGCCCGCCAAGCAGCGGGGTCTGACGGAGCTGCCGGCACTGTACGAACTCGGCGTCGGATCGATGGAGAAGCTCCGCAGGATCCCGGGCTGGTCCCACGTGTACCGCGTCGCCGACCGTCTCGGCGGTACCGCACCGAAGCGGCCGGTGATCTTCGAGTGCGTCGGGGTGCCCGGCATGATCGACGGGGTCATCACCGCCGCACCGCTGGCGTCGCGCATCATCGTGGTCGGCGTCTGCATGGGTGACGACAAGATCCGACCGGCGATGGCGATCGGCAAGGAGGTCGATCTGCGTTTCGTGTTCGGTTACACCCCTTTGGAATTCCGGGACACCCTGCACATGCTCGCCGACGGGAAGCTCGACGCATCGGCTCTGGTGACCGGCACGGTCGGCCTCGACGGCGTCGCCGGGGCGTTCGAGGCGCTCGGCAACCCGGAGAGACACGCGAAGATCCTCATCGACCCGTCTGCGTGA
- the lipE gene encoding lipase LipE codes for MDAITATGAEDHTGVEPAAVERIWQAARHWYAAGMQPAIQVCLRRDGRVILDRAIGYAADDVPVRTDTPFCVYSAAKAITTTVTHMLVERGEFSLDDRVCEYLPEYTSHGKDRTTIRHVLTHSAGIPFATGPKPDLKRMDDSDYTRAMLARMKPVYRPGLIHVYHGVTWGPLMREIISAATGRSIRDILADEILTPLGFRWTNYGVAPEDVPLVARSHVTGKPLPAPVAKAFKTAVGGTPQQIIPFSNTRQFLTGVIPSSNTVSNAHELSRFAEILCRGGELDGVRVLSAETLRAATKEARRLRPDLATGLQPMRWGTGYMLGSKRFGPFGRDADGAFGHTGLTDIAVWADPQRALSVAVVSSGKPGPHREAKRYPRLLDRINAEIPRL; via the coding sequence ATCGACGCGATCACCGCAACCGGCGCCGAGGATCACACCGGCGTCGAGCCGGCGGCTGTCGAACGCATCTGGCAGGCCGCCCGGCACTGGTATGCGGCGGGCATGCAACCGGCCATCCAGGTCTGTCTGCGCCGCGACGGCAGGGTGATCCTCGACCGGGCGATCGGGTACGCCGCAGACGACGTCCCGGTCAGGACCGACACACCGTTCTGCGTGTACTCGGCGGCCAAGGCGATCACCACGACCGTCACGCACATGCTCGTCGAACGCGGCGAGTTCTCCCTCGACGACCGGGTCTGCGAGTATCTGCCCGAGTACACCAGCCACGGCAAGGACCGCACGACCATCCGGCACGTGCTGACCCACAGCGCCGGCATCCCGTTCGCGACCGGACCCAAACCCGACCTCAAGCGCATGGACGACAGCGACTACACGCGCGCGATGCTGGCCCGGATGAAACCCGTGTATCGACCGGGCCTGATCCACGTCTACCACGGTGTGACGTGGGGCCCGTTGATGCGCGAGATCATCTCGGCCGCAACGGGTCGCAGCATCCGCGACATCCTCGCCGACGAGATCCTGACCCCGCTGGGTTTCCGCTGGACGAATTACGGCGTTGCGCCCGAAGATGTTCCGCTGGTCGCCCGCAGCCACGTCACCGGTAAACCGCTCCCCGCACCTGTCGCGAAAGCCTTCAAGACCGCGGTGGGCGGAACACCACAGCAGATCATCCCGTTCTCGAACACCCGGCAGTTCCTGACCGGTGTCATTCCGTCGTCGAACACGGTGTCCAACGCCCACGAACTGTCGCGCTTCGCCGAAATACTCTGTCGCGGTGGCGAGCTCGACGGGGTACGGGTGCTGTCGGCCGAGACGTTGCGAGCGGCGACGAAGGAGGCCCGCCGCCTGCGCCCCGATCTGGCGACCGGTCTGCAGCCGATGCGCTGGGGTACCGGATACATGTTGGGGTCCAAGCGCTTCGGGCCCTTCGGCCGCGATGCCGACGGCGCGTTCGGACACACGGGACTCACCGACATCGCGGTGTGGGCCGATCCGCAGCGGGCCCTGTCGGTCGCCGTGGTCAGCAGCGGCAAGCCAGGGCCGCACCGGGAGGCCAAGCGCTACCCCCGCCTGCTCGACCGCATCAACGCCGAGATCCCCCGGCTCTGA
- a CDS encoding heme-binding protein, which yields MNFSGNTVRRSVAGVGAACLFGGLAAATAIAPASAQPAQCTASALTGTVSSVTAEARQYLDAHPGANQAVTAAMNQPRPEAEANLRNYFTANSAEYYDLRGILAPIGNAQRDCNVTVLPADLQSAYNTFMAG from the coding sequence ATGAATTTCAGTGGTAACACCGTGCGCCGTTCCGTGGCTGGTGTCGGGGCGGCCTGTCTGTTCGGCGGCCTCGCCGCAGCAACCGCGATCGCTCCGGCGAGCGCACAACCGGCTCAGTGCACCGCGAGTGCGCTGACGGGCACCGTCAGCTCGGTGACCGCCGAGGCACGTCAGTACCTCGACGCCCATCCGGGCGCCAACCAGGCCGTCACCGCGGCGATGAACCAGCCGCGTCCGGAGGCCGAAGCCAACCTGCGCAACTACTTCACCGCGAACTCGGCGGAGTACTACGACCTGCGCGGAATCCTGGCACCGATCGGCAACGCCCAGCGCGATTGCAACGTCACCGTGCTGCCCGCCGACCTGCAGTCGGCGTACAACACGTTCATGGCCGGCTGA
- a CDS encoding beta-phosphoglucomutase family hydrolase: MLGLPDRIHACLFDLDGVLTDTASVHRRAWKAMFDEYLSDIADGAEDPDARYTPFDAGADYETYVDGKPRADGIRSFLGSRLIDVDEATVTRLGDRKNEMFRKTLKSDGIEVFDGSRRYLQATADAGLRRAVVSSSANTREVLELTGLDRYVEVRVDGVTLREENLPGKPAPDTYLRAAELLGVDPAEAAVFEDALSGVAAGRAGDFGLVVGVDRTGQAQALRDKGADIVITDLGELLT; the protein is encoded by the coding sequence ATGCTGGGACTACCCGACCGGATCCACGCGTGCCTTTTCGACCTCGACGGGGTGCTGACCGACACCGCGAGCGTGCACCGGCGCGCCTGGAAGGCGATGTTCGACGAATACCTCAGCGACATCGCCGACGGCGCGGAGGACCCCGACGCCCGGTACACCCCGTTCGACGCGGGCGCCGACTATGAGACCTATGTCGACGGCAAGCCGCGGGCCGACGGCATCCGGTCGTTCCTCGGCAGCCGCCTGATCGACGTCGACGAGGCGACGGTGACCCGGCTGGGGGACCGCAAGAACGAGATGTTCCGCAAGACCCTGAAATCCGACGGCATCGAGGTCTTCGACGGGTCGCGCCGGTACCTGCAGGCGACCGCCGACGCCGGGCTCCGGCGCGCTGTGGTGTCGTCGAGCGCCAACACCCGGGAGGTGCTGGAGCTGACCGGCCTCGACCGCTACGTCGAGGTGCGGGTGGACGGCGTCACCCTGCGGGAGGAGAACCTCCCCGGCAAGCCCGCCCCGGACACCTACCTGAGGGCGGCCGAACTCCTCGGCGTCGACCCCGCCGAAGCGGCGGTGTTCGAGGATGCGCTCTCTGGTGTCGCCGCGGGACGCGCCGGAGATTTCGGACTCGTGGTCGGCGTGGACCGCACCGGGCAGGCACAAGCACTTCGGGACAAAGGAGCCGACATCGTCATCACCGACCTGGGGGAGTTGCTCACATAA
- a CDS encoding VOC family protein — protein MPVKLDLLSPGIEVGLVTTDLAPMVAFYEDFLELEPQGEIEFDGGTQRRYSLGGSVLKLVTYTTPPPAPAAPGGGRAQAGLRYFTIGVNGLRAVGEAFETSGYEVVEPVTEFAPVPGMGWMFVADPDGNHIELFGTL, from the coding sequence GTGCCTGTGAAACTGGATCTGCTCTCGCCCGGCATCGAGGTCGGGCTCGTCACCACCGATCTCGCGCCGATGGTCGCGTTCTATGAAGACTTCCTCGAGCTCGAACCCCAGGGTGAGATCGAGTTCGACGGCGGCACCCAGCGGCGCTACTCCCTCGGGGGCAGCGTGCTCAAACTCGTCACCTACACCACGCCGCCGCCGGCGCCCGCCGCTCCCGGCGGTGGCCGGGCCCAGGCCGGGCTGAGGTACTTCACGATCGGGGTGAACGGTCTGCGCGCGGTCGGCGAGGCCTTCGAGACCTCCGGGTACGAGGTCGTCGAACCGGTCACCGAGTTCGCCCCGGTGCCGGGAATGGGATGGATGTTCGTCGCCGATCCCGACGGCAACCACATCGAGCTCTTCGGGACGCTCTGA
- a CDS encoding SDR family oxidoreductase: protein MDNTQRNVAMVTGASSGIGRAVAVRLAADGFTVVAAARRTDRLRELAAGTDGSIEACELDVTDADAVRAAADDIVARHGRLDVLVANAGVMPLSRLDTGLLAEWNQMIDVNIRGLLHGIHAALPHFTRQERGHVVTVASVGAHEVVATGAVYCGTKHAAWAITEGLRLESPPWLRVTTISPGVVESELADSISDPIARDAMADYRRAAIGPDAIAGAVAYAVGTPADVDVNEIVIRPTRQR from the coding sequence ATGGACAACACACAGCGCAACGTCGCCATGGTCACCGGGGCGAGCAGTGGGATCGGCCGTGCCGTTGCGGTGCGGCTGGCGGCCGACGGATTCACCGTCGTCGCCGCCGCACGCCGTACCGACCGGCTGCGGGAACTGGCCGCAGGAACGGACGGGAGCATCGAAGCCTGCGAGCTCGACGTCACCGACGCCGATGCCGTACGTGCGGCAGCCGACGACATCGTGGCGCGCCACGGCCGGCTCGACGTCCTGGTCGCCAACGCCGGGGTGATGCCGCTGTCGCGGCTGGACACCGGACTGCTCGCCGAGTGGAACCAGATGATCGACGTGAACATCCGCGGGCTGTTGCACGGCATCCATGCCGCGCTGCCGCATTTCACCCGGCAAGAGCGCGGCCATGTGGTCACCGTGGCATCGGTCGGCGCCCACGAGGTCGTCGCCACCGGCGCGGTCTACTGCGGCACCAAACACGCCGCGTGGGCGATCACCGAAGGTCTGCGGCTCGAATCTCCGCCGTGGCTGCGGGTCACGACGATCTCGCCCGGAGTGGTGGAAAGCGAACTGGCCGACAGCATCAGCGATCCGATCGCCCGTGACGCGATGGCCGACTACCGGCGCGCAGCGATCGGTCCGGACGCCATCGCCGGTGCGGTCGCCTACGCGGTCGGCACCCCGGCGGACGTCGACGTCAACGAGATCGTCATCCGTCCCACCCGGCAGCGTTGA
- a CDS encoding glutaminyl-peptide cyclotransferase: MTRSPLVAVLTLAVIAGCATPPHAQAGPAPVIEPVVLEEIPHDPAAFTQGFEVDGGILYEGTGLAGASQMRTLDPATGTVSQAVAMPGDYFGEGITVVGDRIWQLTYRDEKAVEWDRATMTPVREVPLAGEGWGLCYDGNRLVKSDGSDRLTFHDPADLAETGSVAVTHNGVGVEGLNELECVDGQVWANVWPSNEIVRIDPGSGEVGLVVDASGLRERGIPPSAQVLNGIAHVGGSEFLVTGKYWPKTFRVRLDAA; this comes from the coding sequence ATGACTCGCTCGCCCCTGGTGGCCGTGCTGACTCTGGCGGTGATCGCGGGATGCGCGACGCCGCCGCATGCCCAGGCCGGTCCGGCCCCGGTGATCGAGCCGGTGGTGCTGGAGGAGATCCCGCACGACCCCGCAGCCTTCACGCAGGGGTTCGAGGTCGACGGCGGGATCCTCTACGAGGGCACGGGCCTGGCGGGGGCGTCGCAGATGCGGACCCTCGACCCCGCCACCGGCACGGTGTCACAGGCCGTCGCGATGCCCGGCGACTACTTCGGTGAGGGCATCACCGTGGTGGGGGACCGGATCTGGCAGCTGACCTACCGCGACGAGAAGGCCGTCGAGTGGGACAGGGCCACGATGACACCGGTCCGGGAAGTCCCGCTGGCCGGCGAGGGCTGGGGCTTGTGTTACGACGGGAACCGGCTGGTCAAGAGCGACGGATCCGACCGGCTGACCTTTCACGATCCCGCCGACCTGGCCGAAACCGGCAGCGTCGCGGTGACGCACAACGGCGTCGGGGTCGAGGGTCTCAACGAACTCGAATGCGTCGACGGCCAGGTGTGGGCGAACGTGTGGCCGTCCAACGAGATCGTGCGGATCGACCCGGGCAGCGGGGAGGTCGGTCTGGTCGTCGACGCGTCAGGGTTGCGGGAGCGTGGAATCCCGCCCAGCGCACAGGTTCTCAACGGCATCGCCCACGTGGGCGGGTCCGAGTTCCTGGTGACGGGCAAGTACTGGCCGAAGACGTTCCGGGTTCGGCTGGACGCCGCATGA
- a CDS encoding helix-turn-helix transcriptional regulator: MAATELGDYLRARRGQVTPAEAGLPTIGLRRVSGLRREEVAMLAGLSADYYTRLEQGRERTPSAQVVDALAAALRLSEDARAHLFRLAGLSPRSHAGTSARVDPALLELMSMWPHNPALVYNRAYDVLASNEIADAMFSQWQHSKNLLHVVFTEPGARSFYTDWAAVARDAVAGFRHGYGQAPDDPRIRAVLTDLLGASPEFAELWTRHDARRKSARSKGFRHPEVGTLELTMQTFDVRSSPGQELVVYHAEAGSVSAEALALLGSLAVTQTGR, encoded by the coding sequence ATGGCAGCCACCGAGCTGGGCGACTATCTGCGGGCACGCCGCGGCCAGGTGACGCCTGCCGAGGCCGGGCTGCCGACGATCGGGCTGCGGCGCGTCAGCGGTCTACGGCGGGAAGAGGTCGCGATGCTCGCGGGGCTGAGCGCCGACTACTACACCCGTCTCGAGCAGGGTAGGGAGCGCACACCCTCGGCCCAGGTCGTCGACGCGCTGGCCGCGGCACTTCGGTTGTCCGAGGACGCCCGAGCGCATCTGTTCCGGCTCGCAGGTCTGAGCCCACGCAGTCACGCCGGCACCAGCGCGCGCGTCGACCCGGCCCTGCTGGAGCTGATGAGCATGTGGCCGCACAACCCCGCGCTGGTCTACAACCGTGCCTACGATGTGCTCGCCTCCAATGAAATTGCGGACGCGATGTTCTCGCAGTGGCAGCATTCGAAGAACCTGCTGCACGTGGTGTTCACCGAGCCCGGCGCGCGCAGTTTCTACACCGACTGGGCCGCGGTGGCCCGGGACGCGGTGGCCGGATTCCGGCACGGCTACGGCCAGGCGCCCGATGACCCGCGCATCCGCGCGGTGCTGACCGATCTGCTCGGTGCCTCACCCGAGTTCGCGGAGCTCTGGACGCGCCACGACGCCCGCCGCAAATCCGCGCGGAGCAAGGGGTTTCGTCACCCCGAGGTCGGGACGCTGGAACTGACCATGCAGACCTTCGACGTCCGCTCATCGCCGGGTCAGGAGCTCGTCGTCTACCACGCCGAAGCGGGATCGGTGAGCGCCGAGGCGCTGGCGCTGCTCGGTTCGCTCGCCGTCACGCAGACGGGTCGATGA
- a CDS encoding rhomboid family intramembrane serine protease produces MNSPYPYPAQQIPTCYRHPDRQTYVRCTRCNRFICPECMRDAAVGHQCIDCVGEGMRSVRPVKKLTPVVTYALIGINLLAFALQMASPGLQRAFGLWSPAVADGEMYRLLTSAFLHFGLTHLAFNMLALYFVGPPLEAALGRARFVTLYLVSALGGSVLVYLLTFNALTAGASGAVFGLFGATFVVGRKLNMDVRSVMAIIVLNLAFTFLIPLFTSQNISWQGHIGGLVTGALVAAAFVYAPRAQRTLVQTGATVAILVVFVGLIVWRTAELRTLMGLG; encoded by the coding sequence GTGAACTCCCCGTACCCGTACCCGGCCCAGCAGATACCGACCTGCTACCGGCATCCCGACCGGCAGACCTACGTCCGGTGCACCCGCTGCAATCGCTTCATCTGTCCCGAGTGCATGCGCGACGCGGCCGTCGGGCACCAGTGCATCGACTGCGTCGGCGAGGGGATGCGCTCGGTGCGGCCCGTGAAGAAGCTGACCCCGGTGGTGACCTACGCGCTGATCGGCATCAACCTGCTGGCGTTCGCCCTGCAGATGGCCTCGCCGGGACTGCAACGGGCCTTCGGGTTGTGGTCACCCGCGGTCGCCGACGGCGAGATGTACCGGCTGCTGACGTCGGCGTTCCTGCATTTCGGCCTCACGCATCTGGCGTTCAACATGCTGGCCCTGTATTTCGTGGGGCCGCCGCTGGAGGCCGCCCTGGGACGGGCGCGGTTCGTCACGCTCTACCTCGTCAGTGCCCTCGGTGGATCGGTGCTGGTGTACCTGCTGACGTTCAACGCGCTCACCGCGGGCGCGTCAGGCGCGGTGTTCGGCTTGTTCGGCGCGACGTTCGTGGTGGGCAGGAAGCTCAACATGGACGTGCGCAGCGTGATGGCGATCATCGTGCTGAACCTGGCCTTCACGTTCCTCATCCCGCTGTTCACCAGTCAGAACATCAGCTGGCAGGGCCACATCGGAGGACTGGTCACCGGAGCCCTCGTCGCCGCGGCGTTCGTGTACGCGCCCCGCGCGCAACGCACCCTGGTCCAGACCGGCGCGACGGTGGCGATCCTCGTCGTCTTCGTCGGGCTGATCGTCTGGCGCACGGCGGAACTGCGGACCCTGATGGGGCTGGGCTGA